The following is a genomic window from Acomys russatus chromosome 23, mAcoRus1.1, whole genome shotgun sequence.
AGACTCATTAAAGACTCAAAAGACAACTGCCATGATGCAGCAGtttatgaaaagaaatttaatatgtGGGTCCAAAGGAGATCTTGACTTCACGTTCATTTCAGCAATCCTCACAGGTGCTTCTGTCCACAACAGAATTGAGATGCAGCTCCCAAAAGTAAGTAGACTCTAGCTTTCTGAACAAAACCCATATATGACCTTTTATTACTTTGAGAGAGTCCTGACAAGTGGTCCCTGTCTCCCATATCACACCAGGACTTGCACGAGGAGAATAAATACACTTATTTTAGGAAATGACTCAACATAAGCTTTTGTTAATCATATCCATCTAGACTGGATGTCACTAAGCCTGGGACAAACAGGTGCACCTAGCGCTGTGCAGCAGCCCTGCGGTACATCCAGGGTACCAGGATCATAATGTCTACTGACTGCCACACTGCCTGTGAAGGACAACACGCAGCAACCTAATGTGCCTTAAGGACAAAAATGTAAGTCCAATGTAAGGGCACCTACTGTTATCTTTTCATCATTGTTTCCTCTGCCTTATGAAGTATACTAAAAACGAGCTTTTGAAAAACTACTGCTAGATAATTTTTATGTTAAAGATGAATAAtgccaaaatatttaaagtaaaagcaTTTTTTACacaatgcatgtgcacacatacaaaattttttttcatttttagataaAATTAGTGATCATATAAAACAGCTATATTTCAATGTGTCTATTCTAATGGAATAGACATGAATCTGCACACAAGAAATAATATCAAGAAACGCTGTTGGGCTTCTCAGATCCGTTTCCATCGGATTCTGCAGAAACCCGTGTGGTTCCTTCCCGCGACAGCCAAAATGGTGAAGCTTATCGAGAGCAAGGAAGCGTTCCAGGAGGCCCTGGCCACTGCCCGAGACAAGCTTATAGTTGTGGACTTTTCTGCCACGTGGTGTGGACCTTGCAAAATGATCAAGCCCTTCTTTCATTCCCTCTGTAAAAAGTATTCCAATGTGGTGTTTCTTGAAGTAGATGTGGCTGACTGTCAGGATGTTGCTGCGGACTGTAAAGTCAAACGCATGTCAACCTTCCAGTTCTGTAAAAAAAAGGGTCAAAAGGTGGGTGAATTCTCTGGCGCTAACAAGGAAAAGCTTGAGGCATCTATTCTTGACTTTGCCTAATCCGGCCCTGAAAAACCTAACCATCCAGTGGCTGTTTAAGTCCTGTAacttttttaatttgaaaaaaaaaaaaaaaaaaaaaactatgaagggTGGGGAGTCTATACCCAACTGCATCTGAttataaatgacaataaaatattaattctgccctttaaaaataaagaaataatatcaaAACATGAAACTGCTTCTTCAGTGCTTATTAAACTCTTTCTATAATAAGGTAAGAGTCTTGGTGCTTTCGTGTACTTCATAAACGTCTAGTGGCTCCTCTTACaataataaattgttttcttcacAACTATATATGCGAATTATTGCTCTCATCCTCATTTTAAAATGCGGAAACAGAAAATGCAAAGATGTTGCATTAAAGATTGTCAATTTGAGACCACAAAATACTGATTCCAGAGATGGATTTTTACTATCTATTCTGTGAGTCTATATTGTAATTGGAGTGAAATAGAAGTATAACGTGACTCTGTGGGGAAAATGGAAATATCTTCCATCAGAGCTACAGCGCCAAGGAACTCTGAT
Proteins encoded in this region:
- the LOC127206663 gene encoding thioredoxin-like, whose amino-acid sequence is MVKLIESKEAFQEALATARDKLIVVDFSATWCGPCKMIKPFFHSLCKKYSNVVFLEVDVADCQDVAADCKVKRMSTFQFCKKKGQKVGEFSGANKEKLEASILDFA